In the genome of Entelurus aequoreus isolate RoL-2023_Sb linkage group LG08, RoL_Eaeq_v1.1, whole genome shotgun sequence, one region contains:
- the si:ch73-234b20.5 gene encoding vesicle-associated membrane protein 8, with amino-acid sequence MDNPNFQPSGSAPKLDQVQGQVNEVKVILRDNIDKVLERGDRLDDLIGKTDDLQASADSFQRTSTQVARKYWWKNIKMMIIIGVVVLVVLILIILFATNVI; translated from the exons ATG GACAACCCAAACTTCCAGCCGTCCGGCTCGGCTCCCAAGCTGGACCAGGTGCAGGGTCAGGTGAACGAGGTGAAGGTGATCCTGAGAGACAACATCGACAAAGTGCTGGAAAGAGGCGACCGACTGGACGACCTGATCGGCAAGACGGACGACCTGCAGGCCTCG GCCGACTCCTTCCAAAGGACCTCCACGCAGGTGGCCAGGAAGTACTGGTGGAAGAACATCAAAATGATGATCATAATCGGCGTGGTGGTGCTGGTCGTCCTCATCCTCATCATCCTCTTTGCTACCAATGTTATTTAA
- the LOC133656330 gene encoding heterogeneous nuclear ribonucleoprotein D0-like isoform X1 has protein sequence MSDDFSEDMSIMRMEEDGEAYSDDPMTATGASDGGLNAGGEAEGSRIDASKNEEDEGKVFVGGLSWDTTKKDLKDYFSKFGEVIDCTLKLDPMTGRSRGFGFVLFKDVGSVDKVTSQKEHKLNGKVIDPKKAKAMKGKEPVKKIFVGGLSPDTPEEKVREYFSAFGEVESVELPMESKTNKRRGFCFITFKDEEAVKNIMEKKYHNIGLSKCEVKEAMSKEQYQQQQYWGGRGGYATRSRGRGGGPGQQWNQGYGNYWNQGYGYGNQGYGGYGDYDYSGYGNYYGYGDDSTPPLGYGKSPRRPVHSNSYRPY, from the exons ATGTCGGACGACTTCAGCGAAGACATGAGCATCATGAGGATGGAGGAGGACGGCGAGGCGTACAGCGACGACCCCATGACGGCGACAGGGGCGAGCGACGGCGGCCTGAATGCCGGCGGAGAGGCCGAGGGGTCTCGGATCGACGCCAGTAAGAATGAGGAAGATGAAGG GAAGGTGTTTGTCGGAGGCCTGAGCTGGGACACGACAAAGAAGGACCTGAAAGATTACTTCTCCAAGTTCGGGGAGGTCATAGACTGCACTCTGAAACTGGACCCCATGACAGGTCGATCCAGGGGCTTCGGCTTTGTGCTCTTCAAGGATGTCGGAAGCGTCGACAAG GTCACGTCTCAAAAGGAACACAAGCTCAACGGAAAGGTCATCGACCCCAAAAAGGCCAAGGCCATGAAGGGTAAAGAGCCGGTCAAGAAgatttttgtgggcggtctctcCCCGGACACCCCCGAGGAGAAAGTCAGAGAGTACTTTTCTGCCTTTGGAGAG GTGGAATCCGTGGAGCTTCCCATGGAGAGCAAGACCAACAAAAGGCGGGGCTTCTGCTTCATCACGTTCAAGGACGAGGAGGCAGTGAAGAACATCATGGAGAAGAAGTACCACAACATTGGCCTGAGCAAG TGTGAAGTGAAGGAGGCCATGTCCAAGGAGCAGTACCAGCAGCAGCAGTACTGGGGAGGAAGAGGAGGGTACGCCACTCGGTCTCGAGGAAGGGGCGGCG GTCCCGGTCAACAATGGAACCAGGGCTACGGCAACTACTGGAATCAAGGCTATGGCTACGGTAACCAAGGATACGGAGGGTATGGCGACTACGATTACTCGGGATACGGCAACTACTACGGATACGGCGACGACAGCA CCCCGCCCCTTGGCTACGGCAAGTCGCCACGGCGCCCTGTTCACAGCAACAGCTACCGGCCGTACTAA
- the LOC133656330 gene encoding heterogeneous nuclear ribonucleoprotein D0-like isoform X2 yields the protein MSDDFSEDMSIMRMEEDGEAYSDDPMTATGASDGGLNAGGEAEGSRIDASKNEEDEGKVFVGGLSWDTTKKDLKDYFSKFGEVIDCTLKLDPMTGRSRGFGFVLFKDVGSVDKVTSQKEHKLNGKVIDPKKAKAMKGKEPVKKIFVGGLSPDTPEEKVREYFSAFGEVESVELPMESKTNKRRGFCFITFKDEEAVKNIMEKKYHNIGLSKCEVKEAMSKEQYQQQQYWGGRGGYATRSRGRGGGPGQQWNQGYGNYWNQGYGYGNQGYGGYGDYDYSGYGNYYGYGDDSI from the exons ATGTCGGACGACTTCAGCGAAGACATGAGCATCATGAGGATGGAGGAGGACGGCGAGGCGTACAGCGACGACCCCATGACGGCGACAGGGGCGAGCGACGGCGGCCTGAATGCCGGCGGAGAGGCCGAGGGGTCTCGGATCGACGCCAGTAAGAATGAGGAAGATGAAGG GAAGGTGTTTGTCGGAGGCCTGAGCTGGGACACGACAAAGAAGGACCTGAAAGATTACTTCTCCAAGTTCGGGGAGGTCATAGACTGCACTCTGAAACTGGACCCCATGACAGGTCGATCCAGGGGCTTCGGCTTTGTGCTCTTCAAGGATGTCGGAAGCGTCGACAAG GTCACGTCTCAAAAGGAACACAAGCTCAACGGAAAGGTCATCGACCCCAAAAAGGCCAAGGCCATGAAGGGTAAAGAGCCGGTCAAGAAgatttttgtgggcggtctctcCCCGGACACCCCCGAGGAGAAAGTCAGAGAGTACTTTTCTGCCTTTGGAGAG GTGGAATCCGTGGAGCTTCCCATGGAGAGCAAGACCAACAAAAGGCGGGGCTTCTGCTTCATCACGTTCAAGGACGAGGAGGCAGTGAAGAACATCATGGAGAAGAAGTACCACAACATTGGCCTGAGCAAG TGTGAAGTGAAGGAGGCCATGTCCAAGGAGCAGTACCAGCAGCAGCAGTACTGGGGAGGAAGAGGAGGGTACGCCACTCGGTCTCGAGGAAGGGGCGGCG GTCCCGGTCAACAATGGAACCAGGGCTACGGCAACTACTGGAATCAAGGCTATGGCTACGGTAACCAAGGATACGGAGGGTATGGCGACTACGATTACTCGGGATACGGCAACTACTACGGATACGGCGACGACAGCA TATAA
- the LOC133655251 gene encoding small integral membrane protein 22-like translates to MVICEEDLKNHFNDVVSRLQSKQLFQSDWDIVFFAVFFTFIGVIVLLGTLILIRCCCCHQKTGRKKVGIDNLSLEP, encoded by the coding sequence ATGGTGATTTGTGAAGAGGACTTGAAGAATCATTTCAATGATGTGGTCTCCAGACTGCAGTCCAAGCAGTTGTTCCAGTCCGACTGGGACATCGTCTTCTTTGCCGTCTTCTTCACCTTCATCGGTGTGATTGTGCTGCTGGGAACTCTTATCCTCatccgctgctgctgctgccaccAAAAGACCGGGCGAAAGAAAGTTGGCATAGACAATTTGTCTCTGGAACCATGA